From the genome of Candidatus Binataceae bacterium:
GATGCCGGTGGACCGTGGAGAACCGCCGATGTCCACCGAGCAGATGACGGTCAGGCTCAAGAATACCTTGTCTGCGACACCGGAGAACCTTGCACGGGGTAAGGCCCTGTTTCTCACGAATTGCGCTCCCTGCCACGGGGAAAGAGGCCTGGGCAACGGCCCGGTGGCACATCTCCTCAAGGACCAGCCTAAAAACCTGGTGACTGGGCAAAGTAAAGAGTTGCCCGACGGCTATCTCTACGGAGTCATTCGCAACGGAATCCTGCTGATGCCGTCCTACGCTGATGCCATGTCTTCTTCGGAGCGATGGCAGGTGGTTCTTTTCGTCAGGTCGTTACAGCAAAGCGCCGTGCAGCAAAAAACCGCTCGGAAGTAGGTCCCGGCACCCGAGGCTCCCAATTGCGAGGCCGTCCGCGCGGGAGGGCTCGTCGCATATTGTAACCAGCGCATGGCTTTCGGCGGCTGCTACGTGCCCATTCGCTTCGCGGTGCGCGACCGCGATCTTCAAAACG
Proteins encoded in this window:
- a CDS encoding c-type cytochrome, translating into MNSAISSWLRASGSAVMVSVATLGVTVSPAWPFPWDIDMYRGAAVQPLSRAPRVMPSGTMPVDRGEPPMSTEQMTVRLKNTLSATPENLARGKALFLTNCAPCHGERGLGNGPVAHLLKDQPKNLVTGQSKELPDGYLYGVIRNGILLMPSYADAMSSSERWQVVLFVRSLQQSAVQQKTARK